CGATTACCGAGTCTAACAAAATTAACAGACCCAGCCTGGATTTGTACCCCATATGAATGCTCCTTCCTGTCTGATTACATTGTTGTGATTAAAGTTTTGGAGATGACTTCTTAGGCGTTTTTTGTAATGGTTCTTGTACGGCTATATTCTTATAAAAATTCTCATCCCTAAAAAACTCAAGTTATTTGTCTAGTAATGTTTTTATATCGACATTTTAAAAATATTGTTTAGTTCTAAACATGGCCAAACTATATAAAAGATACGAATCATGTATATCTGCGTATATAAACTAAGGATTTTCTTAAAAACAGCCAGTACAGCAAAACGTTTTTAAAAACAGCACGGTTTTATGCTGTTTAATCGGATAGCGATTATTCGATGTGTATGCGTATGATAATGAACAACTTATAATTCATCTGCTACCTACAATTTTACGTTTTTTTGGGAAGGAATCCACTAAGCACATTCTCATCATACTATATACCTAGTCATAATTTTAGTTACTTCTACAAATAAAAGTCATAAAAGATGAAATTATAATAGATGTAAAGCGCTTCAAATCAACTATTATGCCTCGAAAACGCTTCATCAATTATGTGACTGGCTTTTTTTCTAGCAACTCTTTAAAATAGGCCATTAATTGCTTGCGATTATTTATTTGAAACGTTTGATAAATATTGCTGATATAATTCTTTACCGTCCCTTCACTTAAGTAAAGACGTTGTGCTATATCTTTATTAGAAAATCCCTCCGCTAACAAGTAGGCAATATCAAGTTCTCGCTTAGAAAGATGAATTCCCAAATGCTTAAACGCTTCATCAAGCAATTCTCGTTTATCAAGCTTACGCTCTAAAATACGTTTAGCCAAAATTTGCGCAACTTCACCAGCAAAGACAACTTCACCGCGCATAACCGAGCGCATGCAAGCAACCAGATGATCTCCGTGTAAGTTTTTTAGTACAAATCCATCTGCACCTGCATAAATAGCAGCTACAATC
This genomic interval from Virgibacillus pantothenticus contains the following:
- a CDS encoding response regulator, whose amino-acid sequence is MIRIMIVDDQQLFIDGMEALLMQEQDMQVVSTATNGKASILHFKECRPNLVLIDIHMPHTDAIKLILHMKEAQPDVKILVLTSFTDEDLIVAAIYAGADGFVLKNLHGDHLVACMRSVMRGEVVFAGEVAQILAKRILERKLDKRELLDEAFKHLGIHLSKRELDIAYLLAEGFSNKDIAQRLYLSEGTVKNYISNIYQTFQINNRKQLMAYFKELLEKKPVT